The following proteins are co-located in the Paralichthys olivaceus isolate ysfri-2021 chromosome 2, ASM2471397v2, whole genome shotgun sequence genome:
- the LOC109638451 gene encoding aminoacylase-1, whose translation MLPDKDGPGSVGGGRKSPGGEDPSVGLFRDYLRLRTVHPQPDYDAALRFLDRIAEELELPMKKIEVCPGRVVSIMTWEGMNPSLKSILLNSHTDVVPVFQEHWKYDAFSAFRDAEGNIYARGSQDMKCVTIQYIQAVRRLKAEGRKLMRTVHLMFVPDEEVGGHKGMETFVKHPEFKKLNIGFALDEGLANPGEAFTVFYGERNPWWITVHCPGSPGHGSRFVENTAAEKLRQVINSFLDFREKEKHRLNTSECFTLGDVTTVNMTMVKGGVAYNVIPAEMDVSFDLRIPPTVNLQEFEGQIKQWCKEAGEDVTYKFAQKHMNQNLTSTEENDPWWSTFSATCKAMNMTLEKEIFPAATDSRFIRAVGIPAIGFSPMNRTPILLHDHNEYLNEQVFLKGISIYERLIPTLASVPAFPDEA comes from the exons ATGCTGCCCGACAAAGATGGTCCGGGTAGCGTAGGAGGAGGACGAAAGTCCCCCGGAGGAGAGGACCCATCTGTGGGTCTGTTCAGAGACTACCTCCGCCTCAGAACTGTGCATCCACAGCCCGACTATG atgCTGCTCTGCGGTTCCTGGACAGAATAGCAGAGGAGCTCGAGCTGCCCATGAAAAAGATTGag GTTTGTCCAGGCAGAGTGGTGAGCATCATGACATGGGAAGGGATGAACCCAAGCTTGAAATCGATCTTGCTGAATTCCCACACCGATGTTGTACCTGTTTTCCAG GAACATTGGAAATACGATGCTTTCAGTGCTTTCAGAGATGCAGAGGGCAACATTTATGCCCGGGGATCACAGGACATGAAATGTGTAACTATACA ATACATCCAGGCAGTCAGAAGACTGAAGGCAGAGGGACGCAAACTGATGCGAACTGTCCACTTAATGTTTGTTCCTG aTGAAGAGGTTGGAGGTCACAAGGGAATGGAAACATTCGTGAAGCATCCTGAGTTCAAGAAATTAAACATTGGCTTCGCCCTCGATGAAG GTCTGGCTAATCCTGGCGAGGcattcactgtgttttatgGTGAAAGAAACCCCTGGT gGATCACAGTCCACTGCCCAGGTAGTCCAGGCCATGGGTCCAGGTTTGTGGAGAACACAGCTGCTGAGAAGCTG AGACAAGTCATAAACTCCTTCCTGGacttcagagagaaagagaaacacag GCTGAATACCAGTGAATGTTTCACACTCGGTGACGTCACTACAGTTAATATGACCATGGTCAAAGGAGGCGTGGCCTACAACGTCATCCCAGCTGAAATGGACGTCAGCTTTGACCTCAGAATACCCCCCACTGTAAATCTAcag GAGTTCGAAGGACAGATCAAACAGTGGTGCAAGGAAGCAGGAGAAGATGTCACCTACAAGTTTGCTCAG AAACATATGAACCAGAATCTCACCTCCACAGAGGAGAATGATCCTTGGTGGAGCACGTTCAGTGCAACCTGCAAAGcaat GAACATGACTCTGGAAAAAGAGATATTTCCAGCTGCCACAGATAGCCGTTTCATCCGAGCG GTGGGTATCCCTGCTATCGGCTTTTCCCCAATGAACCGGACGCCAATCCTGCTGCATGATCACAACGAGTATCTGAACGAGCAGGTCTTCCTGAAAGGCATCAGCATATACGAGAGGCTCATCCCGACTCTCGCCAGCGTCCCGGCCTTTCCTGATGAGGCTTAG
- the abhd14a gene encoding protein ABHD14A, producing MNFLRNRLVVLGLVLLATLLLYLLLPSIRQGSMEPSLEAQRLGLMATSPPVPTTNVSVRTGQLPGDPPLFFREALPVDGAGRQILPRLQVVLLHGQAFTSKTWEELGTMALLATNGYQALAMDLPGYGKSPDSEALKTDQNRVDLLSRFMESLGVRAAVLLSPSMSGHYSIPFFMKNSAQLHGFIPIAPVGTRSYTPKQYQSIETPTLIVFGALDTNLGAQSHKNLIQLPKHFVLKLEGARHACYMDKPREFHQGLIDFLSTLKQDAPQRKLG from the exons ATGAACTTCCTGCGTAATCGTCTCGTTGTTCTGGGCCTGGTACTGTTAGCCACGTTACTGCTGTACCTGCTGCTGCCATCCATTCGCCAGGGCAGCATGGAGCCGTCTCTGGAAGCCCAAAGATTGGGGCTGATGGCCACCTCGCCTCCTGTTCCAACCACCAACGTGTCCGTTCGCACCGGCCAGCTGCCCGGGGACCCACCGCTGTTCTTCAGAGAGGCTTTGCCTGTGGATGGCGCTGGACGACAGATATTACCGAG GCTGCAAGTGGTCCTCCTGCACGGCCAGGCCTTCACATCCAAAACCTGGGAGGAGCTCGGCACAATGGCTCTGCTGGCAACAAATGGATATCAGGCCTTGGCGATGGACCTGCCAG GATACGGAAAATCCCCGGACTCAGAGGCTCTGAAGACTGACCAGAATCGAGTGGACCTTCTTTCAAGGTTCATGGAGTCGTTGGGTGTCAGGGCAGCTGTGCTTTTGAGCCCCTCCATGAGTGGACATTACTCCATTCCCTTCTTCATGAAGAACAGCGCTCAGCTACATGGCTTCATCCCCATAGCACCAGTTGGTACTCGGAGCTACACTCCAAAGCAGTACCAAAGTATTGAG ACTCCCACTCTGATCGTGTTTGGAGCCCTGGACACAAATCTGGGGGCCCAGTCCCACAAGAACCTCATACAACTCCCAAAGCACTTTGTGCTCAAGTTAGAAGGAGCTCGTCATGCCTGCTACATGGACAAACCCAGAGAATTTCACCAGGGATTGATCGACTTCCTCAGCACACTGAAACAAGATGCACCGCAGAGGAAGCTGGGGTAG